A single window of Salvia splendens isolate huo1 chromosome 8, SspV2, whole genome shotgun sequence DNA harbors:
- the LOC121744170 gene encoding late embryogenesis abundant protein 29-like, with protein sequence MSSHEQSYRAGEAKGHAQEKSDGHGEGQGPGGEGQGLGGRRRNEGQAESGRETAAAGKEKTGGLLQKTGEQVKGMAQGAADAVKHTFGMAEEEDKEDVFKKRDTTNY encoded by the exons ATGTCTTCTCACGAGCAAAGCTACAGAGCTGGTGAAGCCAAGGGCCATGCTCAG GAGAAAAGCGATGGACACGGTGAAGGACAAGGCCCAGGCGGCGAGGGACAAGGCCTCGGAGGCCGCAGACGCAACGAGGGACAAGCGGAATCGGGCAGGGAGACTGCGGCGGCGGGGAAGGAGAAAACGGGAGGGCTTTTGCAGAAGACCGGGGAGCAGGTGAAGGGGATGGCGCAGGGCGCCGCCGATGCGGTGAAGCACACTTTCGGGatggcggaggaggaggataaagaAGATGTGTTTAAGAAGAGAGATACTACTAATTATTaa
- the LOC121743592 gene encoding auxin-binding protein ABP19a-like: MHKLSTLLFSLALSILLSDASVQDFCVGDLTLPAGPAGYSCKSAANVTAADFVFTGLRKAGNTTNIISAAVTPAFDAQYPGLNGLGLSLARLDLAPGGVVPFHTHPGASELLLVVQGTLVAGFVSSFSNQVYVKKLVKGDLMVFPQGLLHFQINGGGRTVVAFASFGSANPGLQITDYALFANDLPSALVEKTTFLDDAQVKKLKSVLGGSG; encoded by the coding sequence atgcataaGCTATCCACATTGCTCTTTTCCCTAGCTCTCTCCATCCTCCTCTCCGATGCCTCCGTGCAGGACTTCTGCGTGGGCGACCTGACCCTCCCGGCCGGCCCCGCAGGCTACTCCTGCAAGAGCGCCGCCAACGTCACCGCCGCCGACTTCGTCTTCACCGGCCTCCGCAAGGCCGGCAACACCACCAACATCATCAGCGCCGCCGTCACCCCCGCCTTCGACGCCCAGTACCCGGGCCTCAACGGCCTCGGCCTCTCCCTCGCCCGCCTCGACCTCGCCCCGGGCGGCGTCGTCCCCTTCCACACCCACCCGGGCGCCTCCGagctcctcctcgtcgtccAGGGCACGCTCGTCGCCGGCTTCGTCTCCTCCTTCTCCAACCAGGTCTACGTCAAGAAGCTCGTCAAGGGGGACCTCATGGTTTTCCCCCAGGGCTTGCTGCATTTTCAGATCAACGGCGGGGGGAGGACGGTGGTCGCGTTTGCGAGCTTCGGGAGCGCCAACCCCGGCTTGCAGATCACGGACTATGCGCTTTTCGCGAATGATTTGCCGTCGGCGTTGGTGGAGAAGACGACGTTTCTTGACGACGCGCAGGTGAAGAAGCTCAAGTCTGTGCTCGGGGGGAGTGGATGA